ATCGCCGCCCCGCTGCGGCCCACGCCGATCAGCCCCACCCGGTCCCCGGCCAGCACCTGCGCCGCCGCGAGGCACTCGTCCAGCACGCCGCCGGGATTGTCGCGCAGGTCCACCACCAGCCCGGTCGCCCCCCGCGCCGCCGCCTGCCCCACGGCCTCGCGGAAGGCGGCCCCCATCCCGACCTCGAACCATTCGGGTAGGCCGACCACCGCGACCTTCCCCTCCCAGCGCAGGGTGGGCCGCAGCCGGGGGTCGAGGGGCGACGGGGACGGGTCGGGGTGCAGGGCGACGTTCCACAGAAGCTGCGTGTGTCCGTCGCCCAGGGCCGCAAGCACCCCGTTCACGGCGGCGCGGCCCTGTCCCTCGGGGCAGCGGGCCTGCCCCCCGCAGCGCCGGACGAGGTCGGCCCTCTCCTGGGTGAGCAGGCGGTCCACCTCGCCCATCCGTGGCCCGGCGTAGTGGGTCCGCAGCAGCCCGGCGGCGGCGTCGTAGAGGGCAAAGGCGTCCACGGGAGGCGGGCCGCCCGTGCCCCCCGCTCCGGCCAGCCCCAGGGTCAGCAGGCCCGGCAGGGCGAGGGCACGGCGCAGGTGGGGACGCATCGTCCCCAGGGTACGGCGCGGCGGCCCCGAACGTTCCGCCCCGAAAGGGCTGGTGACTGCTGAAGGCTGGCCCCTGACCGCTCTATGCTCCCCCCCATGATTGACGCGCTGGTCGGAAAGACGCCGCTCGTGCAA
This region of Deinococcus sp. HSC-46F16 genomic DNA includes:
- a CDS encoding S41 family peptidase, coding for MRPHLRRALALPGLLTLGLAGAGGTGGPPPVDAFALYDAAAGLLRTHYAGPRMGEVDRLLTQERADLVRRCGGQARCPEGQGRAAVNGVLAALGDGHTQLLWNVALHPDPSPSPLDPRLRPTLRWEGKVAVVGLPEWFEVGMGAAFREAVGQAAARGATGLVVDLRDNPGGVLDECLAAAQVLAGDRVGLIGVGRSGAAIYNWRTTPQAQAARAWPRWNGPLALLVSPDTASCGELLAYWGQQAGGTVVGLPTRGLLNTLARDFALPGPSVLRLTAARATPDGQVPLPGRVQPDLRAGPEVADILAGRDPVLEAALEALRR